The Sporosarcina luteola DNA window TCAAAACCTGATTCATTTATATCAAAACAGATAGACAATCAGCCACTGAAAACATTTCGTCTTCAGTGGCTCTTCCTGTGGTTCTCGATAAAGATACTCACAAGTCATGTTTCTTCCTATACTAACGCCAATTTTCCGAAATAATGGCTTTGGTCTCTGTTGTAGTGAGCCTCGTCACCAAGGCGATTTTTTCTGTGGAGAAAGCCAAGCCATGCATTGTCAGCACTGTGGAAACCTTCTCTTGCCAGATGCCTTGATTTAACCCTTTCAAGCGCGCTTCCTCCAATTCCTCTACCCGATTTTGCATATGACTCCCTCCTTTCAATTAAATTATATTATATTTCCCTTTTACTTCCTTTTCAACAAAAAACCTTCCACCTCCTTCCAACAATATAAAACAAACGTTCCTATTAATCAATGAAATAGCTTTTATAGTCATGAATAGAAAAAAGCAGGGACACGTCGAGATGTGTCCCTGCCTATTTATCGTCGCTTCAAAGTTCCTGGTAATCTTTCATGAACCTGCCGCTTTCCTTCACTTCGGAGTGATACAGTGCCTTCAATGCAAAACTCTTTTCCAGCTCATGTTCCTTCATGATCTGCTTCAACCGCTGCGTCAATTCCGAATTGTTTTTCACAAGCAGTTCCATTTTCGATTTCGAATATTGCATGATTATGTCCTCCTTGGGCTTTCATATTCTCAGTGTAGCATAATCAATCGTCCGGTTACGACCTGTCCGTTTCGCTTCATATAGACTTTGGTCTGCCAACTCCAACAGTTCGCCTGAGTCCTGGCGATCTTCTGGATGCATCGCAATCCCGATCGATATCGTCACTACTTCCCCGCATGGACTACTTGTGCTTTCTAATTTCTTGCGCAAGCGTTCCGCTACTTGGAATGCCGTCTGCCGATCCGTCTCAGGCAACAGCATGACAAACTCCTCCCCGCCGAAACGGCAGCATACATCATCTTTACTGGCGACTTCAAGCATTGATGCTGCCAAGTATTTCAGTACTTCATCACCCATAGCATGTCCATACGTATCATTGACGCGTTTAAATTTATCAATATCAAAAATAAGCAATGCAAAAGGGCGGTCCTGCTCTGTCCATTGTTCCAAATGGGCGTCCATGACTCGCCGGTTCATCAGCTTCGTCAACGGATCGACCGTCGATTGGTGAATAAAGAAATTCAAGCTGTAGTTCAATGCCTTTTTCAATTGAATCGCTTCGTAATACCAAGCATGCACATCATTTATTTTTTCACCTTGATTGTTTTCCGTGCTGGATTCGGCGTATGTAGCAAGCCTTGTCAAAGGCTGAGCAATTTTATAAGACAAAAGTAAAATGACCAGGAAGGAGAAAAGTAGGATTGGAGCCGTCTTCAAGATCATTTCTTTTATCATCGTGACGGAGGAGGCCAAAGCGACTTCCTTCGGCCTTTGGGTCACGATGCCCCAATCGGCTATTGGAATCGTCGCATAGCCCGCCAACATTTCGACTCCCTCCGTATTCACAACTTCCATCGCACCGCTCTTACCTGTTATCAATTGCTGGACAACGGCATTTTCCAACACAATATCGTTTACCCGCCAAGGATTTTGGTGATATATAATGCGACCGCTTTTATCCACGACATACACGTAGGAGCCGTCCTCGTAAAAATGTTCACCCAATACTTGTTGAAGGATGTTTTCCTCTTTTAAATAAACTGTTCCCCCGACAAGGCCGAGATAATCACCTTCATTGTCGAAAATCGGATAGGATAGGAAAATGATCAAGCGCCCTGTTAATCCGATATAAGGTTGTGAAATGAAAGCTTCGCGCTTTTTCAGCGCTTCGCGACCGCCTTCCGAGTTCAGCATTTTCCCCTTTAAAGCCAAAGTCTCCGGGGAGACGGCCAGAATTTCACCATCTTTAGCAGCTATAGCAACTGAGTTGAATGTATCCGTCTGTTTCTTCATTCGATTCACTTCGGATAGTAAAATTTCTTCAACATTTTCTTGTCCCATTAACGGCGCAATCTGATTTGCGCTCGCTTCCATTGATTGCAGTGTCATCGACAAATACGACTCCGTCGACTGTGCCATTTTCACCGCATACGCACGGTTCGTTTCCAATGTATTCTCAATTAACGATTGCTGTTCCACCCGATAACCCGAAATGATGCTGGCCGCCAAAGTCAGCACTATCGATAGGAACGCAACCAACCCTATTAAATATTTTAAAGATAGCCTCATAGTGATCCATCACCTCTGTGAATTTTCAAACTTCCACCCATCATATCATCTATAAATCCATTGAACACCCTTATTTTGGAATATTACTTTCGTAAAGTATGAATAGTAATTGACGAATGGGGAAAAATAATGTAAATTACAAAAGCACGAACGTTTACATCGAAATAAAAAATATCATTCGCCTTTAGGAGTGTAGTATATGGATACAGTATTCGATTATGAAGATATTCAATTGATTCCCGCTAAGTGTATAGTAAATAGTCGCTCAGAATGTGACACTTCCGTCATGTTAGGTAAACACAAATTTGCATTGCCGGTCGTCCCTGCAAATATGCAGACGATCATTGATGAACAGGTCGCCATCCAATTGGCGGAAGGCGGTTATTTCTATATCATGCACCGGTTCAACCCAGAAAAGCGTGCTGAATTCATTATAGATATGCATACCCGTGGTTTGATTTCTTCAATCAGTGTCGGTGTGAAAGAGGAGGAGTACGGCTTTGTCGAGCAATTGGCAGCTGACCAGCTTATTCCGGACTATATTACAATCGACATTGCGCACGGTCATTCAAACGCCGTAATCCGCATGATCCAGCATATAAAAAAACATCTTCCGGAAACGTTTGTCATCGCTGGCAATGTCGGTACGCCGGAAGCGGTCCGCGAACTCGAGAATGCTGGCGCAGATGCAACGAAAGTAGGCATCGGACCGGGTAAAGTTTGCATCACGAAGATTAAAACCGGTTTCGGAACTGGCGGATGGCAGCTGGCAGCGCTTCGCTGGTGCGCAAAAGCCGCTTCGAAGCCGATCATCGCTGACGGCGGCATCCGTACACATGGAGACATCGCAAAATCGGTTCGATTCGGCGCGTCCATGGTCATGATCGGATCCCTTTTCGCCGGTCACGAAGAGTCCCCAGGCGAAACAATCGAAATGGACGGCAAGCTATACAAAGAGTATTTCGGATCTGCTTCTGAATACCAAAAAGGCGAGAAGAAAAACGTCGAAGGCAAAAAAATGCATGTGGCCTACAAAGGGAAACTGCAAGACACGCTTACTGAAATGCAGCAGGATCTCCAATCGTCCATCTCCTATGCAGGCGGAACAAAGTTGGATGCTATCCGTACAGTTGATTATGTAATCGTGAAAAACTCCATTTTTAATGGGGACAAGGTTTATTAATAAGCGAAAGGGGTGGCGTGTGCCAGCCCTTTTTTAGTTGCTTAACAGCAAATAAATCCCCGTAAATAGTAAAATGATATACATGAAAATGCGGAAACCTGCTTGATTGACCTTCAGGAATAAATACTGCCCCGCATAAAGGCCAAGCCAAACAATTGGCAATGCAAGAACGCTCGATTTCCATACTGTAACACTAGTCCCTGCAAATACGATCTGGATGAGCAAGCTGATGGAATAGATGAATAAATAATAGACGAGCGTCGTGCCGCGCAATGTTTCTTTTGCCGTGTCCGCACCTGAAAAATAAAGCAGCAATGGCGGCCCCGGCATTCCGATACTTGTCGTCAACGCACCGGAAAGTCCACCGATGGCAACATCCCTGTTCGGTGATTGCTTCATCCTCAACTTCAGAAGCAAAAGGGCTGTCAACAGAAGGATGATGATACCGATGCCCAGCTTTAACTTTGGAATATCGACGAGCAGGAATACGATAATCCCAAGCGGCAACCCAATGAAACTGCCCATGATGAACCGCTTCATCACTCCCCTATCAATATCAGTCCTCACTTTCCGATACATCGCCAATGAAATGACTAACGACAAAAGAAGATTGATTTGGATGGCATCCCGTGCATCGAATAATAGCAGAAGAAACGGTGTCGCAACGATTGAGAAGCCAAACCCGGTCCCAGTCTGGAGGATGGATGCTACTAATATGATTGTGATGAAAAAAAGAATATCCAATGGAATGACCCTCTATTGATTTTTGTTAAGTGTAACACGAAATGAGTCTAGCTTTCTTTGGAATCACAACGTTTGAGAGGGGCTGGCCTTTAATTGTCGGCCGCGTAAAGAAGTAATACAATGGCTAACATTAATCGTAAAAGGGTATATGGATAGGTAAACCGCTGCGATAGATTTGGAGGAATTAATTTGTTGAAGATACGAATACGGCATACAAAACGATTTCAAGAGATTACGAATGTTTTTCTGCGCAACGGGTTCAGCCACTTTCTGTTCCGGTTAGGGCTAACCGATCGCAGTTCGTCAAACGACGACGGCGGAAATGAAATGAATATGCAAGATGCCGGGGTCAAGCTTCGTCATGCCTTGCAGGAATTGGGACCGACTTTCATCAAACTTGGACAGATTGCGAGTTCACGGCGGGATCTTGTTCCTCTTGAAATCGCTTCGGAGCTTGAGAAACTTCAGGACCATGTTACAGCTGTTCCGTTTGATCAAATTCGGGAAATAGTAGAGTTTGAACTCGAAGAGCCTCTTGAACATCTATTCAAGACATTCGATGAGAAGCCGTTAGCTACCGCCTCGATCGGGCAAGTGCATATCGCACACTTGCCAAGTGGAGAAGAGGTTGCTGTCAAAGTTCAGCGGCCTGACATTAGACCAACAATGGAGACCGACCTTGCCATTTTAAGCGATTTGGCCCGCTTTTTAGAAGACAATACGGATTGGGCCGAAACGTATCACCTCCGCGAGATGGTCATCGAATTCTCCAGATCATTGCAAGATGAACTGGATTACCGGGTGGAAGGGCGCAATAGTGAGCGTATCGCGAAACAATTCGAGGAAAATCCGAGTATCCATATACCTAAAGTCTATTGGGATTATTCGACGGACAAGGTGCTGACGATGGAAATGGTCAACGGTGTCAAAGCGAATGATTTGGAAAAGATGGACGCAGGCGGGTATGACCGAAAGTTGATTGCGCGACGGATCGTCGATTCGATGTTCCATCAAATCTTGGATGAAGGGTTTTTCCACGGTGACCCGCACCCAGGTAATATTTACATCCTCCCTGAACACGTCGTTTCTTATTTGGACTTCGGGATGGTCGGAAGGCTTGATAAGGAGCTGAAATACCATTTTGCCTCGCTTATCCTCAATTTGCGCGAAGGAGACACAGAAGGGATGATCGAAGTTTTTTCCGATATGGGTATCCTATCGGAAGACACAGACATGCGGGCATTTACGAGGGACGTGGATGATCTTCAAACGAAGTATTACGATGTATCATTAAATGATGTGAGCCTTGGGGCAATCTTCATCGAACTGTTTCAAGTCGCCTACCGACACCATATTATCATCCCATCTGAAATCTCGATATTAGGTAAGGCTATCCTTACACTCGAAGGGCTCATTGCGAAGTTGGACCCTGAGCTCAGCATCATGGAAGCGGTCGAGCCTTTTGGAGAGAAATTGATGCGAGAGCGCTATCATCCGAAGAACCTGCTTGAAAATTCGTGGAAAGACTTTGTTGAAAACATCGAAATCCTAACGAATCTGCCAAAGGACTTGAAAGCAATTGCGACGACAATCCGAAAAGGGAAGCTTCAGCTCGACATCAATATTCAGCAACTTCAAGCCTTTCTGCATCGGCTTGACCGGATCAGCAACCGCCTTTCATTCAGTATCATCCTGCTGTCCTTCAGCATTCTCATGGTCGGGTTGATCATCGGCTCAGCCATCGCCGGCCAGACAAACGTGCTATGGCAGTTCCCGATCATTGAAGCCGGTTCCATCATCGCCGCGCTCATGTTTCTTTTCATGATCTACTCCATCTTCCGCTCCGGGCGGATGTGAAGTATATTTCATTTAATTTGTACACCAAAATTACATGCTAATTCATTGCCGCTCAATTTTTTAAAATAAAGATGAATAATCCACCGCATTCTGCACATTATAGGATTACTAATATCCTTCCGAAATAGCTCAGCGGTGGAGCAATCGGCTGTTAACCGATAGGCCGTAGGTTCGAATCCTACTTTCGGAGTAAAGGCTGTCTCTGTCGTAACGACGAGACAGCCCTTTTTCATTACCAATGTGGGAGGACATCGATGTGGACACAAAATTAGCTGTTTTTGCTTTAGGCGGCATCAATGAAATCGGTAAAAATATGTATGTCATTCAATACGCGAACGATATCGTCGTCATCGATTGCGGTTCGAAATTTCCGGATGAGAATTTATTGGGCGTCGATCTGATCATCCAGGATATCTCCTACTTGAAGGAACACCGGGAAAATGTCCGGGCACTCATTGTCACTCATGGGCATGAGGATCATATCGGAGGTATTCCGTATTTCCTGAAGCAACTGAATGTCCCTGTCTATGCGACACGGCTGACACTCGGACTGATCCAGTTAAGATTAAAAGAACATGGACTGCTGAGGGAAACTGAACTTATATTAATAAACGGAGATTCAACTGTCGACCTCGGATCGATATCCGCCACCTTCTTCAAAACGAATCACAGCATTCCGGATTGTCTTGGAATCGCCTTCGAAACGCCCGAAGGAACAGTTGTGCATACTGGCGATTTCAAGTTTGACCTTACGCCTGTTAACGATGAGTATGCGGATCTTCATAAGATGGCCGAAATCGGGAAAAAGGGTGTGCTGCTTTTATTATCTGAAAGTACAAATGCAGAGCGCCCCGGCTTCTCGCAATCCGAACGGGTTGTCGGCGGGCATATTGCAGACGCATTCCGGAAAGCGGAAGGTAAGATTTTCATTTCAACATTCGCCTCAAATGTCCATCGTGTCCAGCAAATCATCGAAGCTGCGCATATGACGAACCGAAAAATTGCATTGCTTGGCAGAAGCATGGTGAACGTCGTGTCAGTCGCCGAGGAACTCGGATATTTGAAGATTCCCGAAGGCATGCTGATCGAACCGCAAGAAGTCGATCAGATGGATCCTGAAAACGTCGCCATCATTTGTACCGGCAGCCAGGGTGAACCGATGGCGGCGTTATCGCGTCTCTCTAGCAACAACTTCCGCCAAGTATCGGTGCTGCCCGGAGACACCGTCATATTTGCCTCCAGCCCGATACCAGGGAATGAAAAAAGCGTGTCGCGGATTATCGATAATCTATATCGTCTCGGAGCAAAGGTCATATATGGGACCGGCGGCGCAACGGGTATGCACGTTTCCGGACATGCATACCGGGAAGAGTTGAAGCTCATGCTGTCGTTAATGAAACCAACCTATTTCATTCCGATTCACGGTGAATACCGCATGTTGGAGTTGCATCGCGAAATGGCCGAATCGATCGGTGTGGAAAGTGAAAATGTTTTCATTCTTAACAACGGGGATGTCGTAGACATTCAAAATGGAATCGCACGCCAAACGAGACATGTAGAAGCTGGGAATGTCTTTGTGGATGGTCTTGGCATCGGGGATGTCGGAAGAGTCGTATTGCGCGATCGCAAACTTCTTTCCGAAGAAGGGATGCTCATCATCATCGTTTCCATGAGCAAAGCGGATGGTCGAATCATTTCGGATCCGGATACGATTTCACGTGGCTTTGTCTATGAACGCGATGCAAATGAGCTTTACAAGGAAGTGAACCAGTTAGTCATTTCAACGATTAAAGATGCAAAACCTTCCACCAGGTACCGGCAGAATGACTTGAAACACGCCATCCGGAAGTCAGTTGAGAAGCTGCTCTACACCCGGACGAGAAGAAAACCGATGATTCTTCCATTTATTATCGAGATATGAAAATGAGGCGGAGGACATCGCTTGTCCTCCGTTTTTCGCTATTCCTCTTTCACCAATCCAAACACATAATGATCAACAAACTTATCATACAGCCACTCCGCTTGTTTCAAGTTACCTTCCAGCTGGAAACCGAGCCGTTGCGGAATGGCTGCGCTTTTCTGATTTTCAGTCGCTGTACGGATTTCAATCCGATTCAGCTCTAATTCATTGAAACAATAGTCAACAACCGCCTGGCAAGCTTTCGTCATCAAGCCTTTCCCTTCGAAGCCGGCTCCTAGCCAATAGCCGATAGAAGTCGATTTGTTTGACCAATTAATGCTGTGCAAGCCTATTACGCCAGCAAGCTCTCCTTTGTACCAAATGCCCGCCTGGAAGCCGTCATTCCGACTGAACTGCTGCAATGTACTGCCAATAAAATTTCTTGAATCCGCCATCGTTCTCGTGAAATCGAGCCAAGGAAGCCATTCGCGGAGGCTTTCCCTTGATTGATCGGTCAATTGAAATAGCTCTTCGGCATGTCTGAGTTCCAATAAACGCAACTCGATGTTTTCATCAATTCTAAAAGCAAACATTGTACTGATCCCCCTTTAGTTGATCCACCCGCGCCAGAAACGCATAAATCCTGACAAGCGCGCATAACTCCAATTATATACGCATAAAACTGTCCAAAAACGCATAAATGGAAATAAAAGCTCATAAATCTCGCGAAATGCGCATAAACGGAAATAATTGCGCATAAATCAATAGCACGATCAACATATCATTCCCCTATAACAAGCTCCCAAAATCTAGTCGATGCCGGCGATAGCGGCACACTCTTCAACGAGCAGACGCCGATGCTTCGATGCGGAATCTGCTCCGTCAGCTCGACTTCATGGAGTGTTCCACTATCCAAATAGTCTATCGTGAACTCACGTGTGACACATGCTATCCCCATATTCATCCTTGCAAATTCAACGACGAGATCATGGGAGCCCAATTCGAACTCGGGCGAGAGCTTTACGCCTTTGGATAAAAAGTGATCTTCGACATATTTCCTCGAATTCGAACTTGGCTCAAGGAAGATGAGCGGCAGCTTGGCAAGTTCCCGGAATCCGACCGGCCTTGCAAGCAGCTTCCGATATTTATCTCCATAGACGAACGTATCGTGGATGTCCATGCAAGACGTTACATTCAACGTTGGGTCACTGACAGGCAAATTACAGACGACGATATCGACCTCCCCCGATTTCAGGAATGAAATAAGTTCGTCCGTCGTTCCATTCTCGATTTTCAATTTGATATTCGGATAACGAGAACGGAAGGCTTCCAGTTGGGGCAGGAGAAAGTATTTCGAAATCGTATCACCGACGCCGATTCGCAGCTCACCGGTTGTCAGATTTTTGAACTCGGCAATCTTTTCCTCACCGATTTCGATTAAATTGATGGCCGAATTAACATACTCCAAAAGAAGGCTTCCTTCGTTCGTCAATGTAACTCCTTTAGGCGTCCGGTTGAATAGTCGTGTGTCGAGCTCCCGTTCCAACTGCATAATCGATTGGCTGATGGCAGGTTGGGTCATAAAAAGTTCCTTTGCAGCCCCTGAAAAGCTTTCATTCTTACCGACAACACAAAAAATACGGTACAGATCTAATTTACTTACCATATAACCACCCCTTATACCCATCATTAGAACTATTAATTTTACTTATACCATTAATCAGTAGTATAGTACAAGAGGATTGTCAGTTAAGTTATACCGATAAGGAGCGATAACATTGGAAAGAGTAGTTGGAACGGTTGTCAGAGGTCTTCGTTGCCCGATTATCAATAAAGGGGACAATATTGAAGAAATCGTCGTGGATAGCGTGTTGAAAGCGGCGGAAGTCGAAGGATTTGCCATCAATGACAGAGATATCGTCACAATCACGGAATCCATCGTAGCTCGCGCTCAAGACAATTACGCGACAGTCGATCATATTGCGAAAGACGTTCAAGCAAAATTCGGCGACAGCACAATCGGCGTCATTTTTCCGATTCTTAGCCGCAACCGGTTTGCAATCTGTCTCCGCGGAATCGCGAAAGGTGCTGCGAAGAAAATCGTTTTGATGCTCAGCTATCCATCCGATGAAGTCGGCAATCACCTTGTCGATATTGATATGCTCGACGAAAAAGGCGTCAACCCATGGACGGACGTGCTGAATGAACAAGAATTCCGCAATCATTTCGGATACAATAAACATACATTCACTGGTATCGATTACATCGAGTATTATAAATCAATCGTTGAAGAATACGGCGTTGAATGCGAAGTCATCTTCTCGAACAACGCGAAGACGATTCTTGATTACACAAAAGACGTGCTCACTTGCGATATCCATACTCGTGAGAGAACAAAACGCATCTTGAAAGCGAATGGCGGCGAAAAGATCTACAGCCTTGATAATATCCTAGCCGAATCGGTCGATGGCAGTGGATTTAATGAAGCGTACGGACTTCTAGGCTCCAATAAGGCGACGGAAGACAGCGTAAAGCTGTTCCCACGCAATTGCCAGCCGGTCGTCGACACGATTCAAGCTTCATTGCAAGAAAAGACCGGCAAGCTAGTTGAAGTCATGGTTTACGGCGACGGTGCCTTCAAAGACCCAGTCGGCAAAATCTGGGAGCTCGCAGACCCTGTCGTGTCACCTGCCTATACAGCTGGCCTCGCAGGTACGCCGAACGAAATCAAATTGAAATACCTTGCAGACAACAACTTCGCTGATCTACGAGGCGAAGAGTTGAAAAAGGCGATCAATGAATTCATCGAGAACAAAGAAGAGGATCTCGTCGGTTCCATGGAATCCCAAGGGACGACACCACGGAAACTGACTGACCTCATCGGCTCACTGTCCGACCTCACTTCAGGCAGCGGTGATAAAGGTACCCCGATTGTGTTCATTCAAGGATATTTTGATAACTATACGAAATAAGATTGTGCCCTTGGTCATTGACTGAGGGCTTTTTCTTGTCGTTTTGGAGTTGTTCGTTCATTGCCCGGGCCGTTTTTTTGGATATCGGTCATTTCCCGGTGGATATCGGTCAATTTCAACTAGTTATCGGTCAGTTGCGGAGAGTTATCGGTCACTTCTTGAAAGTTATCGGTCAAATACATTGAGTTATCGTCATTTCGGGACTTAAGAATCACTTGGTTTCTAGTTCGGGTTTAGTGGCTGTTCTTTTTCACTCTTAAAATACTTGAAACGTTTCATCCATCCCGTTCACCTAATCTATAGAAGGTGGTGATTCCATGCCGAAAAAGGAAAGACTGGTGAAGAAAGCAATTAAAGGTGATCAGAACGCATTGCAGCTGCTTCTGAAAGAAGAGAAAGATAAGCTTTATAAAATGGCATTCATTTACATGAAAAATGAACATGATGCCCTGGAAGTATTTCAGCAAACCGTATTGGAAGTCATTGAATCAATACATCAACTAAGGAATCCGGAATATTTCAGCACGTGGGTGACGCGGATTTGCATCAATGTCTCGTTGAAGGAGATTCGTAAAAACAAAAAAATCGTTACAATGGAGAGCTATTCAATTCCTGACGTTATTCAGATTAGCGGCTCCATTGAAGAAAGACTGGATTTGACCAATGTCCTTTATGAATTGGATGACAAGTACAAATCTGTTCTCGTCTTGCGCTTTTTTCATGATTTCACGGTCAATCAGATTGCGGATATACTTGGGTGTCCTGAGGGCACTGTTAAAACGAACTTACATAGGGGTCTCGCCCTGTTGAAAACAAAATTGAAGGGAGTTTATATGGATGAAAGACGAAACGAAAATTATTAAAGACACGATGGAGGCCATTCCTGTACCGAGTGAGAAGCTGGATTCGATCATTGAGAATTCATTTAAATCAAATGCTCAATCCCGTAAAAGGACTGTCAAAAAGCGTGCTGGATATGTACTCGCCGCCAC harbors:
- a CDS encoding coenzyme F420-0:L-glutamate ligase, yielding MERVVGTVVRGLRCPIINKGDNIEEIVVDSVLKAAEVEGFAINDRDIVTITESIVARAQDNYATVDHIAKDVQAKFGDSTIGVIFPILSRNRFAICLRGIAKGAAKKIVLMLSYPSDEVGNHLVDIDMLDEKGVNPWTDVLNEQEFRNHFGYNKHTFTGIDYIEYYKSIVEEYGVECEVIFSNNAKTILDYTKDVLTCDIHTRERTKRILKANGGEKIYSLDNILAESVDGSGFNEAYGLLGSNKATEDSVKLFPRNCQPVVDTIQASLQEKTGKLVEVMVYGDGAFKDPVGKIWELADPVVSPAYTAGLAGTPNEIKLKYLADNNFADLRGEELKKAINEFIENKEEDLVGSMESQGTTPRKLTDLIGSLSDLTSGSGDKGTPIVFIQGYFDNYTK
- a CDS encoding ABC1 kinase family protein → MLKIRIRHTKRFQEITNVFLRNGFSHFLFRLGLTDRSSSNDDGGNEMNMQDAGVKLRHALQELGPTFIKLGQIASSRRDLVPLEIASELEKLQDHVTAVPFDQIREIVEFELEEPLEHLFKTFDEKPLATASIGQVHIAHLPSGEEVAVKVQRPDIRPTMETDLAILSDLARFLEDNTDWAETYHLREMVIEFSRSLQDELDYRVEGRNSERIAKQFEENPSIHIPKVYWDYSTDKVLTMEMVNGVKANDLEKMDAGGYDRKLIARRIVDSMFHQILDEGFFHGDPHPGNIYILPEHVVSYLDFGMVGRLDKELKYHFASLILNLREGDTEGMIEVFSDMGILSEDTDMRAFTRDVDDLQTKYYDVSLNDVSLGAIFIELFQVAYRHHIIIPSEISILGKAILTLEGLIAKLDPELSIMEAVEPFGEKLMRERYHPKNLLENSWKDFVENIEILTNLPKDLKAIATTIRKGKLQLDINIQQLQAFLHRLDRISNRLSFSIILLSFSILMVGLIIGSAIAGQTNVLWQFPIIEAGSIIAALMFLFMIYSIFRSGRM
- the guaC gene encoding GMP reductase; the protein is MDTVFDYEDIQLIPAKCIVNSRSECDTSVMLGKHKFALPVVPANMQTIIDEQVAIQLAEGGYFYIMHRFNPEKRAEFIIDMHTRGLISSISVGVKEEEYGFVEQLAADQLIPDYITIDIAHGHSNAVIRMIQHIKKHLPETFVIAGNVGTPEAVRELENAGADATKVGIGPGKVCITKIKTGFGTGGWQLAALRWCAKAASKPIIADGGIRTHGDIAKSVRFGASMVMIGSLFAGHEESPGETIEMDGKLYKEYFGSASEYQKGEKKNVEGKKMHVAYKGKLQDTLTEMQQDLQSSISYAGGTKLDAIRTVDYVIVKNSIFNGDKVY
- a CDS encoding ribonuclease J, with product MWEDIDVDTKLAVFALGGINEIGKNMYVIQYANDIVVIDCGSKFPDENLLGVDLIIQDISYLKEHRENVRALIVTHGHEDHIGGIPYFLKQLNVPVYATRLTLGLIQLRLKEHGLLRETELILINGDSTVDLGSISATFFKTNHSIPDCLGIAFETPEGTVVHTGDFKFDLTPVNDEYADLHKMAEIGKKGVLLLLSESTNAERPGFSQSERVVGGHIADAFRKAEGKIFISTFASNVHRVQQIIEAAHMTNRKIALLGRSMVNVVSVAEELGYLKIPEGMLIEPQEVDQMDPENVAIICTGSQGEPMAALSRLSSNNFRQVSVLPGDTVIFASSPIPGNEKSVSRIIDNLYRLGAKVIYGTGGATGMHVSGHAYREELKLMLSLMKPTYFIPIHGEYRMLELHREMAESIGVESENVFILNNGDVVDIQNGIARQTRHVEAGNVFVDGLGIGDVGRVVLRDRKLLSEEGMLIIIVSMSKADGRIISDPDTISRGFVYERDANELYKEVNQLVISTIKDAKPSTRYRQNDLKHAIRKSVEKLLYTRTRRKPMILPFIIEI
- a CDS encoding LysR family transcriptional regulator; the encoded protein is MVSKLDLYRIFCVVGKNESFSGAAKELFMTQPAISQSIMQLERELDTRLFNRTPKGVTLTNEGSLLLEYVNSAINLIEIGEEKIAEFKNLTTGELRIGVGDTISKYFLLPQLEAFRSRYPNIKLKIENGTTDELISFLKSGEVDIVVCNLPVSDPTLNVTSCMDIHDTFVYGDKYRKLLARPVGFRELAKLPLIFLEPSSNSRKYVEDHFLSKGVKLSPEFELGSHDLVVEFARMNMGIACVTREFTIDYLDSGTLHEVELTEQIPHRSIGVCSLKSVPLSPASTRFWELVIGE
- a CDS encoding sulfite exporter TauE/SafE family protein, which produces MDILFFITIILVASILQTGTGFGFSIVATPFLLLLFDARDAIQINLLLSLVISLAMYRKVRTDIDRGVMKRFIMGSFIGLPLGIIVFLLVDIPKLKLGIGIIILLLTALLLLKLRMKQSPNRDVAIGGLSGALTTSIGMPGPPLLLYFSGADTAKETLRGTTLVYYLFIYSISLLIQIVFAGTSVTVWKSSVLALPIVWLGLYAGQYLFLKVNQAGFRIFMYIILLFTGIYLLLSN
- a CDS encoding GNAT family N-acetyltransferase, yielding MFAFRIDENIELRLLELRHAEELFQLTDQSRESLREWLPWLDFTRTMADSRNFIGSTLQQFSRNDGFQAGIWYKGELAGVIGLHSINWSNKSTSIGYWLGAGFEGKGLMTKACQAVVDYCFNELELNRIEIRTATENQKSAAIPQRLGFQLEGNLKQAEWLYDKFVDHYVFGLVKEE
- a CDS encoding sensor domain-containing diguanylate cyclase, which gives rise to MRLSLKYLIGLVAFLSIVLTLAASIISGYRVEQQSLIENTLETNRAYAVKMAQSTESYLSMTLQSMEASANQIAPLMGQENVEEILLSEVNRMKKQTDTFNSVAIAAKDGEILAVSPETLALKGKMLNSEGGREALKKREAFISQPYIGLTGRLIIFLSYPIFDNEGDYLGLVGGTVYLKEENILQQVLGEHFYEDGSYVYVVDKSGRIIYHQNPWRVNDIVLENAVVQQLITGKSGAMEVVNTEGVEMLAGYATIPIADWGIVTQRPKEVALASSVTMIKEMILKTAPILLFSFLVILLLSYKIAQPLTRLATYAESSTENNQGEKINDVHAWYYEAIQLKKALNYSLNFFIHQSTVDPLTKLMNRRVMDAHLEQWTEQDRPFALLIFDIDKFKRVNDTYGHAMGDEVLKYLAASMLEVASKDDVCCRFGGEEFVMLLPETDRQTAFQVAERLRKKLESTSSPCGEVVTISIGIAMHPEDRQDSGELLELADQSLYEAKRTGRNRTIDYATLRI
- a CDS encoding sigma-70 family RNA polymerase sigma factor, whose product is MPKKERLVKKAIKGDQNALQLLLKEEKDKLYKMAFIYMKNEHDALEVFQQTVLEVIESIHQLRNPEYFSTWVTRICINVSLKEIRKNKKIVTMESYSIPDVIQISGSIEERLDLTNVLYELDDKYKSVLVLRFFHDFTVNQIADILGCPEGTVKTNLHRGLALLKTKLKGVYMDERRNENY